The Methanofervidicoccus sp. A16 genome has a segment encoding these proteins:
- a CDS encoding helicase-related protein — MPIKEGDIVKGLFWDEPFKVVKISGKGRGVYIVGYKIHSRIWKELFLTADDLEKIERMSTSTFIEDPENIRLFMEAIKIRYGYLFNPLLAVCVSNIDPLPHQIEAVYKYILREPRIRTLLADDAGAGKTIMAGLVIKELKMRGMVERILVVAPGHLKEQWRRELWEKFYESFKVIDRGDFREEDGDNPWERYNQVITSIDFAKQEDILKSLEEVSWDLVVVDEAHKMAAYIYGKRRKETDRYKLGKVLSKTSDHLLFLTATPHKGDPENFKLLMDLLMPGFFPDYESLENFLKNRDSALFIRRLKEDLRDCDGRPLFTKRYPITVKFNLSDKELELYYKVTQYVLKIYNKIGVEYPRRGNIAFALTILQRRMASSTYALLQSLRRRRKRLEELLKEGSTYRHAWDVDVDFEDDIDDEERWRREEKWEVLTVAENIEELKEEIKTLEKLIELCEEILEEEEEVKLKELKKTIGRIFRGLDGKNTNSKILIFTESKDTLDYLVEKLKGWGYKVTCIHGGMKMMERIERMREFQEKSEIMVATEAAGEGINLQFCNVMINYDIPWNPNRLEQRMGRIHRYGQRRDVYIFNFVAGNTQEGKVLIRLLEKLKEIRDILGRDRVFDVIGEILAHEKIDLPELILKAVLEGRSVEEEIERLKCSEGVKRVVSGDIVNKPTDIHEIKEMMEKARKRLDVEDIERFFKRAFEKAGGRLTEDGGIIVINNSIFGKIPEKIRKIGESEEFKKKFGKLKEDYPKITFRRGIAVDKNVEFITFGHPLFEAVLEWTLREFKKGAGEGGVFRDPSGRLNGYIGFYIGEIENGKGKVVGRKVFGIYIPKEGGGFEEVDFDVFQRLLPVGASSSLKFRSYYEERLLSSAIDVMVRFREDILEERKKVVEIKEKGWEHFQNEYTGLDGNDKWEKYIESWKKLNEETEKELNLSISKLEVLTVIRVVPYEDIEDDDEEVLEEDMSENREIEEIGMKIAIEFERFEGRKPEDVSRDNLGYDIRSVGKDGEVRYIEVKGRVGEGDVALTYNEWLKAKELGDRYYLYVVSNAPTDPTLYIIRDPAKKIEPVKKVEISTKMIVPAEEWKKKKEKVWKKNLILK; from the coding sequence AATTATTTTTAACAGCAGATGATTTGGAAAAAATTGAAAGGATGAGTACTTCCACATTTATAGAGGATCCTGAGAATATTCGTCTATTTATGGAGGCTATCAAGATAAGATATGGATACCTCTTTAACCCACTGCTTGCGGTATGTGTCTCTAACATAGATCCTCTGCCCCATCAGATAGAGGCTGTTTATAAGTATATTCTTAGAGAGCCTCGTATAAGAACACTTCTGGCAGATGATGCAGGTGCGGGAAAAACTATAATGGCTGGTCTTGTTATAAAGGAGTTAAAAATGAGAGGGATGGTAGAGAGAATATTGGTGGTTGCACCGGGACATTTAAAGGAGCAGTGGAGGAGGGAGTTGTGGGAAAAGTTTTACGAATCCTTTAAGGTTATTGATAGAGGGGATTTTAGGGAGGAGGATGGAGACAACCCATGGGAGAGGTACAACCAGGTGATAACCTCTATAGACTTTGCAAAGCAGGAGGATATTCTTAAGAGTTTGGAGGAGGTGTCCTGGGATCTCGTTGTGGTGGATGAGGCCCATAAGATGGCTGCATATATATACGGTAAAAGGCGGAAGGAGACGGACCGTTATAAACTTGGGAAGGTTTTATCCAAGACCTCTGATCATCTCTTATTTTTAACTGCAACACCTCATAAAGGAGATCCTGAAAACTTTAAGTTACTTATGGATCTATTAATGCCTGGATTCTTTCCAGATTATGAGAGTTTGGAGAATTTCCTGAAAAATAGAGATAGTGCCCTATTTATAAGGAGGTTGAAGGAAGATTTAAGAGACTGTGATGGGAGGCCTCTATTTACAAAGAGATATCCTATAACTGTAAAGTTCAATCTTTCAGATAAGGAGTTGGAACTTTATTACAAGGTTACTCAGTACGTGCTAAAGATATACAACAAGATAGGAGTAGAATATCCTAGGAGGGGGAACATAGCCTTTGCCCTTACGATCCTCCAGAGGAGAATGGCATCAAGTACCTATGCTTTATTACAATCCCTTAGGAGGAGAAGGAAGAGGTTGGAGGAGTTGTTAAAGGAGGGATCAACTTATAGGCATGCATGGGATGTAGATGTGGATTTTGAGGATGATATCGATGATGAAGAGAGGTGGAGAAGGGAAGAAAAATGGGAAGTTCTAACTGTGGCGGAAAATATAGAGGAGTTAAAAGAAGAGATAAAGACACTAGAAAAACTTATTGAACTATGTGAGGAGATCTTAGAAGAAGAGGAGGAGGTAAAACTTAAGGAACTTAAAAAGACTATTGGTAGAATATTTAGGGGCCTAGATGGAAAGAATACTAATTCCAAGATTCTCATATTCACAGAGTCAAAGGATACCTTGGATTATCTTGTAGAGAAGTTGAAGGGATGGGGTTATAAGGTTACTTGTATTCACGGTGGAATGAAAATGATGGAGAGAATTGAAAGGATGAGGGAGTTTCAGGAGAAGAGTGAGATAATGGTTGCCACTGAGGCTGCTGGAGAGGGTATTAACTTACAGTTCTGTAATGTAATGATAAACTACGACATTCCCTGGAACCCCAACAGGCTTGAACAGAGGATGGGGAGGATACATAGGTATGGACAACGTAGAGATGTGTATATATTCAACTTTGTTGCAGGAAATACTCAGGAGGGGAAGGTGCTTATAAGACTATTGGAGAAACTTAAGGAGATCAGGGATATACTTGGGCGAGATAGAGTATTTGATGTTATAGGAGAGATACTGGCACATGAGAAGATAGATCTACCTGAACTTATCCTTAAGGCTGTACTTGAGGGAAGGAGTGTAGAGGAGGAGATTGAGAGGTTAAAGTGCAGTGAGGGGGTAAAGAGGGTGGTAAGTGGTGACATAGTTAACAAACCTACAGATATTCATGAGATTAAAGAGATGATGGAGAAGGCTAGGAAGAGATTGGATGTGGAAGATATAGAGAGGTTTTTTAAAAGAGCCTTTGAGAAAGCAGGAGGTAGGCTCACTGAGGATGGGGGTATTATAGTCATAAATAATAGTATATTTGGAAAAATACCTGAGAAGATAAGGAAGATCGGGGAGAGTGAGGAGTTTAAGAAGAAGTTTGGTAAGTTGAAAGAGGATTATCCAAAGATAACATTTAGGAGGGGTATTGCAGTAGATAAAAATGTAGAGTTTATAACCTTTGGACACCCTCTCTTTGAGGCTGTACTTGAATGGACATTGAGAGAATTTAAGAAGGGAGCGGGGGAAGGAGGAGTATTTAGAGATCCCTCTGGGAGATTGAATGGATATATTGGGTTCTATATAGGGGAGATAGAGAATGGTAAGGGAAAGGTTGTAGGTAGGAAGGTCTTTGGAATATATATACCTAAGGAAGGTGGAGGGTTTGAGGAAGTGGATTTTGATGTATTTCAGCGTCTTCTTCCAGTAGGGGCTAGTAGTAGTCTAAAATTTAGAAGTTATTACGAAGAGAGGTTACTATCTAGTGCTATAGATGTGATGGTTAGATTCAGGGAGGATATTCTTGAGGAGAGGAAAAAGGTTGTAGAGATAAAAGAGAAGGGCTGGGAACATTTTCAAAATGAATATACAGGTTTAGATGGGAATGATAAATGGGAGAAATATATAGAGTCCTGGAAGAAACTTAATGAGGAGACAGAGAAAGAGTTGAACCTTTCGATATCTAAACTAGAGGTTTTAACTGTTATCAGAGTGGTGCCTTACGAAGATATAGAGGATGATGATGAGGAGGTGTTAGAAGAAGATATGTCAGAGAATAGAGAGATCGAGGAGATAGGGATGAAGATTGCTATAGAATTTGAGAGGTTCGAGGGGCGAAAACCTGAAGATGTTTCACGGGATAATTTAGGTTACGATATACGTTCAGTAGGTAAAGATGGGGAAGTTCGATATATAGAGGTCAAAGGAAGAGTAGGAGAGGGAGATGTTGCTCTAACTTATAATGAATGGCTTAAGGCTAAGGAGTTGGGAGATAGGTACTATCTCTATGTTGTAAGTAATGCCCCGACAGATCCAACATTGTATATAATAAGGGATCCTGCCAAGAAGATAGAACCTGTGAAAAAGGTTGAAATCAGTACTAAGATGATAGTACCTGCAGAGGAATGGAAGAAAAAGAAAGAGAAAGTATGGAAGAAAAATTTGATATTAAAATAA
- a CDS encoding DUF1156 domain-containing protein: MEDKRYIEKTFPIREVGEISAKEKNIRHGHISTLHIWWARRPLAVSRAVNYASLIPAPEDLLEEEKRRQFIIDLAKWENSLNMTYIDKGRRDILSANDGVPPKVLDPFGGGGAIPLEALRLGCEVHTLDYNPVATLILKCTLEYPQKYGSKVDKEEFVDRSVSPLVRDVEKWGNWVLEESKKEIGKFYPPDEDGYIPVGYIWARILPCQNPLCEAEIPLMRQFWLAKKSNKKVALYPYVEDGEVKFRIVGDGYEEWPEGFDPSKGTVSRAIVTCPVCGYTIDGNTTRRLFQEGKARERLVAVVLHKPGRSGKRYRIGTERDIEVFREAKRYLEEKRERLMEKWWMDPVPDEEMNQEDPNTVAGRGYGFKRWGDLFNSRQKLALITFTEKVRLAYEKMIEEGYEKEYAKAVASYLALGVSRLADYNSSLTVWAVAGEFIAHTFGRQALPMVWDYFELNPWSESTGDWNSSIDWIIKVLSHLTQIPPVKRQKKPIIPKISQTSATEIPYPDNYFDAVITDPPYYNNINYAELSDFFYVWLKRSVGDLYPDLFITPLTPKTKEIVVNPVRHKGEKEAKKFFEEMLKKAFKEISRVLKPNGIAVIVYTHKSTEGWETVIKSLLDSDLLVTMCWPIDTEMRARLIAKDSAALRSSIYIVCRKIERKNIGWLQEIKKELREHIPKKLDRLWNEGVRGADYFISAIGSGIEVFGKYKEIRDYEGNKIDISQMLEILRDMVTDYAVRRILHNGISQELSPLTRFYILWRWSYRESRVHYDDARKLAQSVGLSLEREWNRGFIKREKEYIRVLGPQDRKLNEIKVRDLIDEIHKALLLWRHNRKDELLELLENSRYLSNGVFYQVAQAISETLPIDSTEKRLLDGFLSGIDRLIREVEDIKEQKKLTDY; the protein is encoded by the coding sequence ATGGAAGATAAAAGATATATCGAGAAAACATTTCCCATAAGGGAGGTAGGGGAGATCTCTGCAAAGGAGAAGAACATCAGGCACGGCCATATATCTACACTTCATATATGGTGGGCTAGGAGACCTCTGGCAGTCTCCAGAGCTGTAAATTACGCCTCTTTAATTCCTGCTCCAGAGGATCTCTTGGAGGAGGAAAAGAGGAGGCAGTTTATTATAGACCTGGCTAAATGGGAGAATTCGCTCAACATGACTTATATTGACAAGGGGAGGAGGGATATTCTCTCTGCAAATGACGGGGTGCCTCCAAAGGTATTGGATCCCTTTGGAGGTGGAGGTGCTATACCTTTAGAGGCTTTAAGGCTAGGCTGTGAGGTTCATACCTTAGACTACAACCCAGTTGCAACATTGATATTGAAGTGTACTCTTGAGTATCCCCAGAAGTACGGGAGTAAGGTGGATAAGGAGGAGTTTGTAGATAGAAGTGTAAGTCCTCTGGTTAGGGATGTAGAAAAATGGGGTAATTGGGTTTTAGAGGAATCTAAGAAGGAGATAGGTAAGTTCTACCCTCCAGATGAGGACGGCTATATCCCTGTAGGGTATATTTGGGCTAGGATATTACCCTGTCAGAATCCCCTCTGTGAGGCGGAGATACCACTGATGAGACAGTTCTGGCTGGCGAAGAAGAGTAATAAGAAGGTGGCACTGTATCCCTATGTAGAGGATGGGGAGGTTAAGTTCAGGATTGTTGGAGATGGGTACGAGGAGTGGCCCGAAGGTTTCGATCCCTCCAAGGGGACAGTTTCAAGGGCTATAGTGACCTGTCCAGTGTGTGGTTATACCATAGATGGAAATACTACTAGGAGGTTGTTCCAGGAGGGGAAGGCTAGGGAGAGGTTAGTTGCAGTGGTTTTGCATAAACCTGGGAGGAGTGGGAAGAGGTACAGGATAGGGACGGAGAGGGATATTGAGGTGTTCAGGGAGGCTAAGAGGTACTTAGAGGAGAAGAGGGAGAGGTTGATGGAGAAGTGGTGGATGGATCCTGTGCCTGATGAGGAGATGAATCAGGAGGATCCTAATACAGTTGCAGGGAGAGGGTATGGGTTTAAGAGATGGGGGGATCTCTTCAATTCTAGGCAGAAGTTGGCACTGATAACATTTACAGAGAAGGTTAGACTGGCTTATGAGAAGATGATTGAGGAGGGTTATGAGAAAGAGTATGCTAAGGCGGTGGCGAGTTATTTGGCGTTGGGAGTGAGTAGGTTAGCCGACTATAACTCTTCTTTAACTGTTTGGGCTGTTGCAGGGGAGTTTATAGCCCATACCTTTGGAAGGCAGGCATTACCTATGGTATGGGATTATTTTGAACTAAACCCATGGAGTGAATCTACTGGAGATTGGAATTCATCAATAGATTGGATTATTAAAGTCCTATCCCACCTAACCCAAATCCCCCCAGTAAAACGCCAAAAAAAACCCATTATCCCAAAGATATCCCAAACATCAGCAACAGAGATACCCTATCCAGATAACTACTTCGATGCAGTAATTACAGATCCACCTTACTACAATAATATCAACTATGCTGAACTATCAGATTTCTTCTACGTTTGGCTAAAGAGGAGTGTAGGAGATCTCTATCCAGATCTATTTATAACACCATTAACACCAAAAACCAAAGAAATAGTTGTAAATCCTGTAAGGCATAAGGGAGAGAAAGAGGCAAAGAAATTCTTCGAGGAGATGCTCAAAAAAGCATTTAAAGAAATATCAAGAGTACTAAAACCCAACGGAATAGCAGTAATAGTATATACCCACAAATCCACAGAGGGCTGGGAGACTGTTATCAAATCACTCTTAGACTCGGATCTCCTCGTTACCATGTGCTGGCCCATAGATACAGAGATGAGAGCAAGACTTATAGCAAAGGACTCAGCAGCTTTAAGATCCTCCATCTACATCGTATGCAGAAAGATCGAAAGAAAAAACATCGGCTGGCTACAGGAAATAAAGAAAGAGTTAAGGGAACATATCCCTAAAAAACTAGATCGACTATGGAATGAAGGTGTCAGGGGGGCAGATTACTTCATCTCCGCAATAGGCTCTGGAATAGAGGTATTCGGAAAATATAAGGAGATCAGAGACTATGAAGGTAATAAGATAGACATATCCCAGATGCTAGAGATTCTCCGAGATATGGTTACAGACTATGCAGTAAGAAGAATACTCCACAACGGTATATCCCAGGAGTTGTCGCCCCTTACAAGGTTCTACATACTCTGGAGATGGAGTTATAGAGAGTCCAGGGTACACTACGATGACGCCAGAAAACTAGCCCAATCTGTAGGACTCTCCCTAGAAAGAGAGTGGAACAGAGGATTCATAAAGAGGGAGAAAGAGTACATTAGAGTTTTAGGACCTCAAGATAGAAAACTAAACGAAATAAAAGTAAGGGACCTTATAGACGAGATACACAAGGCTCTACTCCTCTGGAGACATAACAGAAAAGACGAACTCCTAGAACTCTTAGAAAACAGTAGATACCTAAGTAATGGGGTATTCTACCAGGTGGCACAGGCTATCTCCGAGACCCTCCCAATAGACAGTACAGAGAAAAGACTACTGGACGGATTCCTAAGTGGAATAGATAGGTTAATAAGAGAGGTAGAAGATATTAAAGAGCAGAAGAAACTAACTGATTACTAA